In Palaemon carinicauda isolate YSFRI2023 chromosome 28, ASM3689809v2, whole genome shotgun sequence, a single genomic region encodes these proteins:
- the LOC137621946 gene encoding tropomyosin alpha-1 chain-like — protein sequence MHHKRNVLLEEELEKTQQKLALARKQLELSRNWIGVLKEEIAELDQKQEVRNPQLSEETTRRLESLERKLLEKNGQVEALQATINSQDLQIEKNQTVINQLLEKMKMWTSDKSFSMKKKKGSGKEKQN from the coding sequence ATGCATCATAAGCGAAATGTTCTCCTAGAAGAAGAACTTGAAAAAACACAGCAAAAACTGGCGTTAGCGAGGAAACAACTAGAACTTTCTCGAAATTGGATTGGAGTCCTGAAGGAAGAGATCGCCGAACTGGATCAGAAACAGGAGGTGAGGAATCCTCAACTCAGCGAAGAGACGACCAGGAGGTTGGAAAGCCTCGAAAGGAAACTGTTGGAGAAGAACGGTCAAGTGGAGGCATTACAGGCGACTATAAACTCTCAAGATCTTCAAATTGAGAAAAATCAAACGGTAATCAACCAATTACTTGAGAAGATGAAAATGTGGACTTCCGACAAGTCCTTCTCTATGAAAAAGAAGAAAGGCTCCGGCAAAGAGAAGCAAAACTGA